A stretch of DNA from Methanobrevibacter wolinii SH:
ATTAGTTTTTTATCAAATTCTTTATTATTTTCATATAAATCTTCAAATTCGTTTATGGGTTTTTTGTCAGATTTTTCATTGTTTTTATAAAAATCTTTGAATTCGTTTATTAGTTTTTTATCAGTTTCTTCATTATTTTCTAATTTTTTATTATGTTTTGGATTTTCTATTTTATCTGTATTTGTTTTATTGTTTTCATAATACTTTTCAAATTCTTTTATTAGTTTTTTATCAAATTCTTCATCTTCATTACTATCCATTTTAATCACTTAATCATCAAGACTTATTTCATAAACTCTTTCTACATTATCTTTATGTACTTTAAATGCTTGTTCTTCAGTAATTATTCCATTATCAATAAAACTTAATACTCTTCTTGGTACTGTTTTACATCCAAGTACTGCTCCAGGACGTTTATTATCATCCATGAAATCTGTTTCCATAAAGAATCTATTACTTTCTTTAAATGCTTTTTTAATATTATCTTTACTACTCATTACAGAAGGCATAATCCCATGATTTTCCTCTTTTTTAACATTTGCTCCTGCAAAATGTTTTATAAGTTTGTCTTTATTAAAAGATGATTCATCTGCCATTTGTGCAAGTTCTCTATATTGTGGTTCTTTAAAACTTTCTGCATGAATCATTACAGGACAGTTAAGATCTTTTCCTAAATTAAGACAGTATTTGATTATTTTATTATGATACTCCATTTCTTTATCATCTTCAATAGGATAATGAGGTCTTCCAATTTCACCAATTGCTATGGCCTTTTGATTTTTAATTAATTCTCCACTATAATTTAATCCATATTTTACCATTTTAAATGCTTCTTCATATGTTTTTCCATTTTTAATAAGTTTTCTATATTCCATAGGATGTATTCCAACTATTGGAAATGCTTTTACATTTGTATTATTTTTAATTTCATCACAATATTTAATACATAAATCCATTGCTTTTTTAAAATTTTCAGGTTCACCAAAAGTCCATGCAGGTTTATTTGGTATCATCATCACTCTACCGCCTGCATTATAAAATTGTTTAGCTATTTTTATAGGGCCTTGTCCATTAAATTGATCAATATGAATATGGTTATCAGTTATAGGTATATCATGTATATTTTCCATTATTTTTCTCCATTTTTTTAATTTTTTTTTAGAAGATTTTTATTATTATTCTAAATTTTATTATAAAGTTTAATTATTTTTTTTATAATTTTAAATTTTAAGTTTTATTAGGAAGTTTAATTATTCTCTTTACTATCTTAAATTTTAAATTTTATTAAAAACTTAAATTTACTAAATTTTTACTAATACTTTAATTTATATGAAACTTAATTTTATTTAAGATAATTGAATTGTATTATTTAAATCAATGTGTTCTTAATTCTATTTAAGTTGTTTAAAGTTGGTATTATTTAAANNNNNNNNNNTGTGTTCTTAATTCTATTTAAGTT
This window harbors:
- a CDS encoding TatD family hydrolase, which gives rise to MENIHDIPITDNHIHIDQFNGQGPIKIAKQFYNAGGRVMMIPNKPAWTFGEPENFKKAMDLCIKYCDEIKNNTNVKAFPIVGIHPMEYRKLIKNGKTYEEAFKMVKYGLNYSGELIKNQKAIAIGEIGRPHYPIEDDKEMEYHNKIIKYCLNLGKDLNCPVMIHAESFKEPQYRELAQMADESSFNKDKLIKHFAGANVKKEENHGIMPSVMSSKDNIKKAFKESNRFFMETDFMDDNKRPGAVLGCKTVPRRVLSFIDNGIITEEQAFKVHKDNVERVYEISLDD